The proteins below come from a single Streptomyces sp. M92 genomic window:
- a CDS encoding PucR family transcriptional regulator, whose translation MNTAAAPPPTGITVQRALELPGLRSGLPEILAGADRLHRTVRWVHAGEVPNIASLLKGGELLLTTGYGLGTRPAEQRAFVRTLAERGIAALVVELGPRFARLPAALVDTARTAGLPLVQLHREVPFVTVTEEIHTEIVNGHYALLQRAEEVHRRCTDALLGGGGVPQVLGILAGFGDNPVFLETTDGRLLYAAGSGPEGADPLQVWEGLRGPHKDAPPPAGSVLVDVPGGGPGAGTAPGPGTGAGPGPGSVRARLVMLPVRSPLAQVHRMAAERAAGILAVVLMQARQEEELAARGRGDFLTDLAEGRITAEDAPAQARVLGFKPGAGPLLPVVMRLGDALSPAGGGWAVLARAVAEELASVGVPVLLGVRPVEGRVPLLLGLRSESERAAVADRVAAALRAGAERAGMQRPGAQPPVVVVGVAGGWAAASAGLRHAAETATAAQGLTDRPWYDARRLDIDLLLWRLRDHPDLAAFVDRAIGPLRDHDDRSKPPLLPTLQTYLAHAGRKAETARELHLNRQTLYNRLARIGELLGTDLDDPQTVLALSLALRARRHVP comes from the coding sequence ATGAACACCGCCGCCGCACCCCCGCCCACGGGCATCACCGTGCAGCGCGCCCTGGAACTCCCCGGCCTCCGCAGCGGCCTCCCGGAGATCCTCGCCGGCGCCGACCGCCTGCACCGCACCGTCCGCTGGGTGCACGCCGGCGAGGTGCCCAACATCGCCTCCCTCCTCAAGGGCGGCGAGCTCCTCCTCACCACCGGCTACGGCCTCGGCACCCGCCCCGCCGAGCAGCGCGCCTTCGTCCGCACCCTCGCGGAACGCGGCATCGCCGCCCTCGTCGTGGAACTCGGCCCGCGCTTCGCCCGCCTCCCCGCCGCTCTCGTGGACACCGCCCGCACGGCGGGCCTGCCGCTGGTGCAGCTGCACCGGGAGGTGCCGTTCGTGACGGTCACCGAGGAGATCCACACCGAGATCGTCAACGGCCACTACGCACTCCTCCAGCGCGCCGAGGAGGTCCACCGCCGCTGCACGGACGCCCTGCTGGGCGGCGGCGGAGTCCCCCAGGTGCTCGGCATCCTCGCCGGCTTCGGCGACAACCCGGTCTTCCTGGAGACCACCGACGGCCGCCTGCTGTACGCCGCCGGCTCCGGCCCGGAGGGCGCCGACCCGCTCCAGGTGTGGGAGGGCCTGCGCGGCCCGCACAAGGACGCCCCTCCCCCGGCGGGCTCGGTCCTGGTCGACGTGCCCGGCGGCGGCCCCGGTGCGGGCACCGCGCCCGGCCCGGGCACCGGCGCGGGCCCCGGCCCCGGTTCGGTGCGCGCCCGGCTCGTGATGCTCCCCGTACGGTCCCCGCTGGCGCAGGTGCACCGGATGGCGGCGGAGCGGGCGGCCGGCATCCTCGCCGTGGTGCTGATGCAGGCACGGCAGGAGGAGGAGCTGGCGGCGCGCGGGCGAGGCGACTTCCTCACCGACCTCGCCGAGGGCCGGATCACCGCTGAGGACGCCCCGGCGCAGGCCCGCGTCCTCGGCTTCAAGCCCGGGGCCGGCCCGCTGCTCCCCGTGGTGATGCGGCTCGGCGACGCCCTGTCCCCCGCCGGCGGCGGCTGGGCGGTGCTGGCGCGGGCGGTCGCCGAGGAACTGGCGTCGGTCGGGGTGCCGGTGCTGCTGGGCGTGCGTCCGGTGGAGGGCCGGGTCCCACTGCTGCTGGGCCTGCGCTCGGAGTCGGAGCGGGCGGCGGTCGCGGACCGGGTCGCGGCGGCGCTGCGGGCGGGCGCGGAGCGGGCCGGGATGCAGCGGCCGGGAGCGCAGCCGCCCGTCGTGGTCGTCGGTGTGGCCGGCGGCTGGGCGGCGGCGTCGGCGGGGCTCAGGCACGCGGCGGAGACGGCGACCGCCGCGCAAGGGCTCACCGACCGGCCCTGGTACGACGCCCGGCGCCTCGACATCGACCTGCTGCTGTGGCGGCTGCGCGACCATCCGGACCTCGCGGCGTTCGTGGACCGGGCGATCGGTCCGCTGCGCGACCACGACGACCGTTCCAAGCCGCCCCTGCTGCCCACGCTCCAGACGTACCTGGCGCACGCGGGCCGCAAGGCGGAGACGGCGCGCGAGCTGCACCTCAACCGGCAGACGCTCTACAACCGGCTGGCGCGGATCGGGGAGTTGCTCGGCACGGACCTCGACGACCCGCAGACCGTCCTGGCGCTGAGCCTGGCCCTGCGCGCCCGCCGGCACGTGCCGTGA
- a CDS encoding glycosyltransferase family 4 protein, with amino-acid sequence MTPVSSLAPHGQSQLRTVQVLGGGNAGSSAHVRSLAAGLVARGVNVTVCAPDDAERTYDFTGTGADHVHVPRSSDPVSVAALRAVCADADLVHAHGLHASFRAALALGGRRVRTPFVVTWHDRVRAEGARAHLLRVLERRVMKSATVVLGATSELVDGARRTGARDARLAPVALPARPCGTGESDDPDGRRPKIRAELGAVDRPLLIAVGSLEPHRGYDVLLDAARAWRGLDPAPLVVVAGEGPLRAELQRRIETERLPVLLIGSRDDVTDLLAAADLALLPSRREARSVLAQEALHARVPLVAGAVGGVPELVGEAAELVPDGDAEALAEAVVRLLGDPGRCEELRDEGVRQAATWPTEDETVAQVLSVYDELTRPTPLL; translated from the coding sequence GTGACCCCCGTGAGCAGCCTCGCACCGCACGGCCAGTCGCAGTTGCGCACCGTGCAGGTGCTGGGCGGCGGCAACGCCGGCAGCAGCGCGCACGTGCGCTCCCTGGCCGCGGGGCTCGTCGCACGGGGCGTGAACGTGACGGTGTGCGCCCCCGACGATGCGGAACGCACCTACGACTTCACCGGCACCGGAGCCGACCACGTGCACGTCCCGCGCAGCAGCGACCCGGTCTCCGTCGCCGCGCTGCGGGCGGTGTGCGCGGACGCCGACCTGGTGCACGCGCACGGGCTGCACGCCTCCTTCCGTGCCGCGCTCGCCCTCGGCGGGCGGCGGGTCCGCACGCCGTTCGTCGTGACCTGGCACGACCGCGTCCGTGCCGAAGGAGCCCGCGCCCACCTGCTGCGCGTACTGGAACGGCGGGTGATGAAGTCCGCCACCGTGGTGCTCGGCGCCACCTCGGAACTGGTCGACGGCGCCCGCCGGACGGGCGCGCGGGACGCCCGGCTCGCCCCCGTCGCGCTCCCCGCCCGGCCCTGCGGCACCGGCGAGTCCGACGACCCGGACGGGAGACGTCCGAAGATCCGTGCCGAACTCGGCGCTGTCGACCGTCCGTTGCTCATCGCCGTCGGCTCCCTGGAGCCGCACCGGGGCTACGACGTCCTGCTCGACGCCGCGCGTGCGTGGCGCGGCCTCGACCCGGCCCCGCTGGTCGTCGTCGCCGGGGAGGGCCCGCTGCGCGCCGAGTTGCAGCGCAGGATCGAGACCGAGAGGCTGCCGGTGCTGCTCATCGGCAGCCGCGACGACGTCACCGACCTGCTGGCCGCGGCCGACCTCGCGCTGCTGCCGAGCCGCCGCGAGGCACGCTCCGTCCTCGCCCAGGAGGCCCTGCACGCGCGCGTGCCGCTGGTCGCCGGCGCCGTGGGCGGCGTCCCCGAACTCGTCGGCGAGGCCGCCGAACTCGTCCCGGACGGGGACGCGGAAGCGCTGGCCGAAGCCGTCGTGCGCCTGCTCGGCGATCCCGGGCGGTGCGAGGAACTGCGCGACGAGGGAGTGCGGCAGGCGGCCACCTGGCCGACGGAGGACGAGACCGTCGCCCAGGTGCTCAGTGTCTACGACGAGTTGACCCGGCCCACGCCGCTGCTGTGA
- the recN gene encoding DNA repair protein RecN, which translates to MVVSVLEEMRIRSLGVIDDAVVELSPGFTAVTGETGAGKTMVVTSLGLLLGGRADAALVRIGAKNAVVEGRIAVPDDAAAAVRAEEAGAELDDGALLISRTVSAEGRSRAHLGGRSVPVGMLAELADELVAVHGQTDQQGLLKLTRQRQALDRYAGDAVAGPLAKYAEAYRRLRAVARELEEITTRARERAQEADLLRYGLDEVAAVEPRAGEDAELAEEAERLGHAEALASAATAAHAALAGNPEDPEGVDASTLVAGAQRALDAVRAHDPALAALAERIGEVGILLRDVAGELAGYADDLDADPLRLAAVEERRAALTALTRKYGEDVAAVLTWAEQGAARLTELDGDDERIGELTAERDALRTELGGLAQALTDARTEAAERFAAAVTAELASLAMPHARVSFAIRQTEDPEGVEVGGRTVAYGPSGADEVELLLAPHPGAPPRPIAKGASGGELSRVMLAVEVVFAGTDPVPTYLFDEVDAGVGGKAAVEIGRRLARLAKNAQVVVVTHLPQVAAFADRQLLVEKTNDGSVTRSGVKVLEGEERIRELSRMLAGQEDSETARAHAEELLETARSDA; encoded by the coding sequence ATGGTCGTGTCCGTGCTTGAGGAGATGCGGATACGGTCGCTGGGAGTCATCGACGACGCCGTGGTCGAGCTGTCGCCCGGGTTCACCGCTGTCACCGGTGAGACGGGTGCGGGCAAGACCATGGTGGTCACCAGCCTCGGGCTGCTCCTGGGCGGCCGCGCGGACGCGGCGCTGGTACGGATCGGGGCCAAGAACGCGGTCGTCGAGGGGCGCATCGCCGTGCCCGACGACGCGGCGGCGGCGGTGCGGGCCGAGGAGGCCGGGGCCGAGCTGGACGACGGGGCGCTGCTGATCAGCCGTACCGTTTCCGCCGAGGGCCGCTCGCGCGCGCACCTGGGCGGACGGTCGGTGCCGGTGGGGATGCTCGCCGAGCTGGCCGACGAACTGGTGGCGGTGCACGGGCAGACCGACCAGCAGGGGCTGCTCAAGCTGACCCGGCAGCGGCAGGCGCTGGACCGGTACGCGGGTGACGCGGTCGCCGGGCCGCTCGCCAAGTACGCCGAGGCCTACCGGCGGCTGCGGGCCGTCGCCCGTGAGCTGGAGGAGATCACCACGCGCGCGCGTGAGCGCGCCCAGGAGGCCGATCTCCTGCGCTACGGCCTCGACGAGGTCGCTGCGGTCGAGCCGCGCGCCGGCGAGGACGCGGAGCTGGCGGAGGAGGCGGAGCGGCTCGGCCATGCCGAGGCGCTCGCGTCGGCCGCCACCGCCGCGCACGCCGCGCTGGCCGGCAATCCGGAGGACCCCGAGGGCGTCGACGCCTCCACGCTGGTCGCGGGCGCGCAGCGGGCCCTGGACGCCGTACGGGCGCACGACCCGGCGCTGGCCGCGCTCGCCGAGCGGATCGGCGAGGTGGGCATCCTGCTGCGGGACGTGGCCGGGGAGCTCGCCGGGTACGCCGACGACCTGGACGCCGACCCGCTGCGGCTGGCGGCGGTCGAGGAGCGGCGGGCCGCGCTCACCGCGCTGACCCGGAAGTACGGCGAGGACGTGGCCGCCGTGCTGACCTGGGCCGAGCAGGGCGCCGCGCGGCTGACCGAGCTGGACGGCGACGACGAGCGGATCGGTGAGCTGACCGCCGAACGGGACGCGCTCAGAACGGAGCTGGGCGGGCTGGCGCAGGCACTGACGGACGCGCGGACGGAGGCCGCCGAACGGTTCGCCGCCGCGGTCACCGCCGAGCTGGCCTCGCTCGCCATGCCGCACGCGCGCGTGTCCTTCGCGATCCGGCAGACGGAGGACCCGGAGGGCGTCGAGGTCGGTGGGCGCACGGTCGCCTACGGGCCCTCGGGCGCCGACGAGGTCGAGCTGCTGCTCGCCCCGCACCCGGGCGCGCCGCCCCGGCCGATCGCCAAGGGGGCGTCCGGCGGTGAGCTGTCGCGCGTGATGCTGGCGGTGGAGGTCGTGTTCGCGGGCACGGACCCGGTGCCGACGTACCTCTTCGACGAGGTGGACGCCGGTGTCGGCGGCAAGGCGGCGGTCGAGATCGGGCGGCGCCTGGCACGGCTCGCGAAGAACGCGCAGGTCGTGGTCGTCACGCACCTGCCGCAGGTGGCGGCGTTCGCCGACCGGCAGCTGCTGGTGGAGAAGACGAACGACGGGTCGGTGACCCGCTCGGGCGTCAAGGTCCTGGAGGGCGAGGAGCGGATCCGCGAGCTGTCCCGCATGCTGGCGGGCCAGGAGGACTCGGAGACGGCCCGCGCGCACGCGGAGGAACTGCTGGAGACGGCGCGGTCGGACGCGTAG